The proteins below come from a single Kitasatospora sp. NBC_00315 genomic window:
- a CDS encoding LON peptidase substrate-binding domain-containing protein, whose amino-acid sequence MTERLPLFPLNSVLYPGLVLPLNVFEERYRRLVADLLAQPEDEPRRFGVLAIKDGREVSPVRESEGPAGPLDGLGTVTGDPLEALHHIGCVADVASVQPQPDGRYELLVTGTTRFWLRSVDTGGPYLTGEIETIEEEPGEGAGALAAGVERAFRTYQKRLAGAREASIAGEQELPADPQVLSYLVAAASVFDTPVKQQLLACPDTAQRLTMELELLRRETAVLAWLPSLPAVDLTRQSFSPN is encoded by the coding sequence GTGACAGAACGGCTGCCGCTCTTCCCGCTCAACTCGGTCCTCTACCCGGGCCTGGTGCTGCCCCTCAACGTCTTCGAGGAGCGCTACCGCCGTCTCGTCGCCGACCTGCTGGCGCAGCCGGAGGACGAACCGCGCCGGTTCGGGGTACTGGCGATCAAGGACGGCCGGGAGGTCTCCCCGGTCCGCGAGAGCGAGGGTCCGGCCGGGCCGCTGGACGGCCTCGGCACCGTGACCGGGGACCCGCTGGAGGCGCTGCACCACATCGGCTGCGTCGCCGACGTGGCCTCCGTGCAACCCCAGCCGGACGGCCGCTACGAGCTGCTGGTCACCGGTACCACCCGGTTCTGGCTGCGCAGCGTCGACACCGGCGGCCCCTACCTGACCGGCGAGATCGAGACGATCGAGGAGGAGCCCGGCGAGGGCGCGGGAGCGTTGGCGGCCGGCGTCGAGCGGGCCTTCCGGACGTACCAGAAGCGGCTGGCGGGCGCGCGCGAGGCCAGCATCGCCGGTGAGCAGGAGCTGCCGGCCGACCCGCAGGTGCTGTCCTACCTGGTGGCGGCGGCGTCCGTGTTCGACACCCCGGTCAAGCAGCAGCTGCTGGCCTGCCCGGACACCGCGCAGCGGCTGACCATGGAGCTGGAGCTGCTGCGGCGCGAGACGGCGGTGCTCGCCTGGCTGCCGTCGCTGCCGGCGGTGGACCTGACCCGGCAGTCGTTCAGCCCGAACTGA
- the hisB gene encoding imidazoleglycerol-phosphate dehydratase HisB, with product MSRIGRVERTTKETSVLVEIDLDGTGKTDISTGVGFYDHMLDQLGRHGLFDLTVKTEGDLHIDTHHTIEDSALALGAAFKQALGDKVGIYRFGNCTVPLDESLAQVTVDLSGRPYLVHTEPETMAPMIGAYDTTMTRHIFESFVAQAQVALHIHVPYGRNAHHIVECQFKALARALRYASERDPRAAGILPSTKGAL from the coding sequence ATGTCCCGCATCGGCCGCGTTGAGCGCACCACCAAGGAGACCTCGGTCCTCGTCGAGATCGACCTCGACGGCACCGGCAAGACCGACATCTCCACGGGCGTCGGGTTCTACGACCACATGCTCGACCAGCTGGGCCGCCACGGTCTCTTCGACCTCACCGTCAAGACCGAGGGCGACCTGCACATCGACACCCACCACACGATCGAGGACTCCGCCCTCGCGCTCGGCGCCGCCTTCAAGCAGGCGCTCGGCGACAAGGTCGGCATCTACCGGTTCGGCAACTGCACCGTCCCGCTGGACGAGTCGCTGGCCCAGGTGACCGTCGACCTCTCCGGCCGCCCGTACCTGGTGCACACCGAGCCGGAGACGATGGCGCCCATGATCGGCGCCTACGACACCACGATGACCCGGCACATCTTCGAGTCCTTCGTGGCCCAGGCGCAGGTGGCCCTGCACATCCACGTCCCGTACGGTCGCAACGCGCACCACATCGTCGAGTGCCAGTTCAAGGCCCTCGCGCGTGCCCTGCGCTACGCCTCCGAGCGCGACCCGCGCGCGGCCGGCATCCTCCCCTCGACCAAGGGCGCACTGTGA
- a CDS encoding oxidoreductase, whose protein sequence is MEQAPEDWTPVERGLWEAFRKGEIYSLVTGVEEQDAVFGEAPWGPERTIRAEVIARLLLDGPTAVPGRVAALKLTGATVTGPLVLAGGTIAHYVELHDCRFRNTVLMSEARAGTLRFVSCLLPRIEASRLATEGDLHLARCRIPDGLRLTDARIGTDLLLNQAVIGADRHGRSLSADGMNIHQDFEADRLESTGELSLRTARIGGRLSLRGAQLRGTPQNSACLNAVRLSVGHTLYLTSSADGGWSGSRSYYGSGYGEHAPLNSPSTPFRAYGRVRLSDARFESACLISGEFHLGPEEELSLRRIQTPELRFACRMRPTGTVALSRAKVGNLVDAPASWPQGKHLGLTGFTYEVLRPLAPFSVQQRIAWLESASVDFQPESYEQLAAALRRDGADDDAREVLYAKQRRRHATLPLPSRVWGRLQEATVGYGYRPGRAALWLLLAWVLGTIFFRQHPPEPLKADERPHWNAALYTLSQLLPVVDFGQGGWNPAGAGQWVSAGLVVIGWVLATTVVAGATRLLQRG, encoded by the coding sequence GTGGAACAGGCGCCGGAGGACTGGACGCCGGTGGAGCGGGGCCTGTGGGAGGCCTTCCGCAAGGGCGAGATCTACAGCCTGGTGACCGGCGTCGAGGAGCAGGACGCGGTCTTCGGGGAGGCGCCCTGGGGCCCGGAGCGCACGATCCGCGCGGAGGTGATCGCCCGGCTGCTGCTGGACGGTCCGACCGCCGTACCCGGGCGGGTGGCGGCGCTGAAGCTCACCGGCGCGACGGTCACCGGGCCGCTGGTGCTGGCCGGCGGAACCATCGCGCACTACGTCGAGCTGCACGACTGCCGGTTCCGCAACACCGTGCTGATGTCCGAGGCGCGCGCGGGCACCCTGCGCTTCGTCAGCTGCCTGCTGCCGCGGATCGAGGCGTCCCGGCTGGCCACCGAGGGTGACCTTCATCTCGCCCGCTGCCGGATACCCGACGGCCTGCGGCTGACCGACGCCAGGATCGGCACCGACCTGCTGCTGAACCAGGCGGTGATCGGCGCAGACCGCCACGGCCGCTCGCTCTCCGCCGACGGGATGAACATCCACCAGGACTTCGAGGCCGACCGGCTGGAGTCCACCGGCGAGCTGAGCCTGCGCACCGCCCGGATCGGCGGCCGGCTCTCGCTGCGCGGCGCCCAGCTGCGCGGCACACCGCAGAACAGCGCCTGCCTCAACGCGGTGCGGCTCAGCGTCGGCCACACCCTCTACCTGACCAGCTCGGCGGACGGCGGGTGGTCCGGCTCCCGCTCCTACTACGGCTCCGGGTACGGCGAGCACGCGCCGCTCAACTCGCCCAGCACGCCGTTCCGCGCCTACGGCAGGGTCCGGCTCTCCGACGCCAGGTTCGAGAGCGCCTGCCTGATATCCGGCGAGTTCCACCTCGGGCCGGAGGAGGAGCTGTCGCTGCGCCGGATCCAGACCCCCGAGCTGCGCTTCGCCTGCCGGATGCGGCCCACCGGCACCGTCGCGCTCTCCCGTGCCAAGGTCGGCAACCTGGTGGACGCCCCGGCCAGTTGGCCGCAGGGCAAGCACCTCGGACTGACCGGCTTCACCTACGAGGTGCTGCGCCCGCTGGCGCCGTTCAGCGTCCAGCAGCGGATCGCCTGGCTGGAGAGCGCCTCCGTCGACTTCCAGCCGGAGTCGTACGAACAGCTGGCGGCCGCGCTGCGCCGGGACGGCGCCGACGACGACGCGCGCGAGGTGCTGTACGCCAAGCAGCGCCGCCGGCACGCCACCCTGCCGCTGCCCAGCCGGGTCTGGGGGCGGCTGCAGGAGGCCACCGTCGGCTACGGCTACCGGCCGGGCCGGGCCGCGCTCTGGCTGCTGCTGGCCTGGGTGCTGGGCACGATCTTCTTCCGGCAGCATCCGCCCGAGCCGCTCAAGGCGGACGAGCGGCCGCACTGGAACGCCGCCCTGTACACCCTGAGCCAGCTGCTGCCGGTGGTCGACTTCGGGCAGGGCGGCTGGAACCCCGCCGGGGCCGGGCAGTGGGTCAGTGCCGGGCTGGTGGTGATCGGCTGGGTGCTGGCGACCACGGTGGTGGCGGGCGCGACCCGGCTGCTCCAGCGGGGCTGA
- a CDS encoding RidA family protein, translating to MTDRQIVRGRIAGFSPWEDEFGYSRAVAAGDYVHVAGSTAWVDGRIEHEGDPYHQTLAAFGVGLTALAAYGLTADDVIRTRMYITHVRDADEVGRAHRKLFDAARPAATMVVVEGLIDSRMMVEIEIDAYRAGLAGALRAGTSRESTSEGKQP from the coding sequence ATGACAGATCGTCAGATCGTACGCGGCCGGATCGCCGGATTCTCCCCCTGGGAGGACGAGTTCGGCTACTCGCGGGCGGTGGCAGCCGGGGACTACGTGCACGTGGCCGGCTCCACCGCGTGGGTCGACGGGAGGATCGAGCACGAGGGCGACCCGTACCACCAGACGCTCGCCGCCTTCGGCGTCGGGCTCACCGCACTCGCCGCGTACGGTCTGACGGCGGACGACGTGATCCGCACCCGGATGTACATCACCCACGTCCGCGACGCCGACGAGGTGGGCCGCGCCCACCGCAAGCTCTTCGACGCCGCCCGCCCGGCCGCCACCATGGTGGTGGTCGAGGGCCTGATCGACTCCCGGATGATGGTCGAGATCGAGATCGACGCCTATCGCGCCGGGCTCGCCGGCGCGTTGCGTGCAGGCACTTCGCGCGAAAGCACTTCGGAAGGCAAACAGCCGTGA
- the hisI gene encoding phosphoribosyl-AMP cyclohydrolase, whose protein sequence is MSTTPAAPGSTALAADIAARLKRTPDGLLPAIAQQYDTGEVLMLGWMDDEALHRTLTTGRCTYWSRSRSEYWVKGDTSGHFQHVHAVALDCDGDTLLVRVDQVGAACHTGERTCFDADVLPVSR, encoded by the coding sequence ATGTCCACCACACCCGCCGCTCCCGGCAGCACCGCCCTGGCCGCCGACATCGCCGCGCGACTCAAGCGCACCCCCGACGGCCTGCTGCCCGCCATCGCGCAGCAGTACGACACCGGCGAGGTGCTGATGCTCGGCTGGATGGACGACGAGGCGCTGCACCGCACCCTGACCACCGGGCGCTGCACGTACTGGAGCCGCAGCCGCAGCGAGTACTGGGTGAAGGGCGACACCTCGGGGCACTTCCAGCACGTCCACGCGGTGGCACTGGACTGCGACGGCGACACCCTGCTGGTCAGGGTCGACCAGGTCGGCGCGGCCTGCCACACCGGCGAGCGGACCTGCTTCGACGCCGACGTGCTGCCGGTCAGTCGCTAA
- the priA gene encoding bifunctional 1-(5-phosphoribosyl)-5-((5-phosphoribosylamino)methylideneamino)imidazole-4-carboxamide isomerase/phosphoribosylanthranilate isomerase PriA, translating into MSNRLELLPAVDVRDGQAVRLVKGASGSETSFGEPLAAALAWQSAGAEWLHLVDLDAAFGTGDNRALVREVTERLDIFVELSGGIRDDATLAAALATGCRRVNLGTAALETPEWVAKVIAEHGDKIAVGLDVVGTTLKGRGWTKDGGDLYEVLARLDAEGCARYVVTDVNRDGTLTGPNLQLLRDVCAATDRPVVASGGVSSLDDLRAIATLVPGGVEGAIVGKALYEQKFTLEEALEAVS; encoded by the coding sequence ATGAGCAACCGCCTCGAACTCCTCCCCGCCGTCGACGTCCGTGACGGCCAGGCCGTGCGCCTGGTGAAGGGCGCCTCCGGCAGCGAGACCTCCTTCGGCGAGCCGCTCGCCGCCGCCCTGGCCTGGCAGAGCGCCGGCGCCGAGTGGCTGCACCTGGTCGACCTGGACGCCGCCTTCGGCACCGGCGACAACCGGGCCCTGGTCCGCGAGGTCACCGAGCGCCTCGACATCTTCGTCGAGCTCTCCGGCGGTATCCGCGACGACGCCACGCTCGCCGCGGCACTGGCCACCGGCTGCCGCCGGGTCAACCTCGGCACCGCCGCGCTGGAGACCCCGGAGTGGGTCGCCAAGGTCATCGCCGAGCACGGCGACAAGATCGCCGTCGGCCTGGACGTGGTCGGCACCACCCTCAAGGGCCGCGGCTGGACCAAGGACGGCGGCGACCTGTACGAGGTGCTCGCCCGCCTCGACGCCGAGGGCTGCGCCCGCTACGTCGTCACCGACGTCAACCGCGACGGCACCCTGACCGGCCCCAACCTCCAGCTGCTGCGCGACGTCTGCGCCGCCACCGACCGGCCCGTGGTGGCCTCCGGCGGCGTCTCCTCGCTGGACGACCTGCGCGCCATCGCCACCCTGGTACCCGGAGGTGTCGAGGGCGCCATCGTGGGCAAGGCACTCTACGAGCAGAAGTTCACCCTCGAAGAGGCCCTGGAGGCCGTGTCATGA
- the hisF gene encoding imidazole glycerol phosphate synthase subunit HisF has product MTLAVRVIPCLDVDAGRVVKGVNFQNLRDAGDPVEMAKLYDAEGADELTFLDITASSGSRETTYDVVRRTAEQVFIPLTVGGGIRAVDDVDKLLRAGADKVGVNTAAIARPELINEIARRFGRQVLVLSVDARRCPEGTETASGFEVTTHGGRKGTGLDAIEWAGRAAELGAGEILLNSMDADGTKDGYDLDMIRAVRRTVSIPVIASGGAGRLADFAPAVEAGADAVLAASVFHFGDLRIGQVKDALREAGHPVR; this is encoded by the coding sequence GTGACCCTCGCAGTACGTGTCATCCCCTGCCTGGACGTGGACGCGGGCCGCGTGGTCAAGGGCGTCAACTTCCAGAACCTGCGCGACGCCGGGGATCCGGTCGAGATGGCCAAGCTCTACGACGCCGAGGGCGCCGATGAGTTGACCTTCCTCGACATCACCGCCTCGTCCGGCTCCCGGGAGACCACCTACGACGTGGTGCGCCGCACCGCCGAACAGGTCTTCATCCCGCTCACCGTCGGCGGCGGCATCCGCGCCGTCGACGACGTCGACAAGCTGCTGCGGGCCGGCGCCGACAAGGTCGGCGTCAACACCGCCGCGATCGCCCGTCCCGAGCTGATCAACGAGATCGCCCGGCGGTTCGGCCGCCAGGTGCTCGTCCTGTCGGTGGACGCCCGCCGCTGCCCCGAGGGCACCGAGACCGCCTCCGGTTTCGAGGTCACCACCCACGGCGGCCGCAAGGGCACCGGCCTGGACGCGATCGAGTGGGCCGGCCGGGCCGCCGAGCTGGGCGCCGGGGAGATCCTGCTCAACTCGATGGACGCGGACGGCACCAAGGACGGCTACGACCTGGACATGATCCGGGCCGTCCGCAGGACCGTCTCCATCCCGGTGATCGCCTCCGGCGGCGCCGGACGGCTCGCCGACTTCGCCCCGGCGGTCGAGGCCGGGGCGGACGCGGTGCTCGCCGCCAGCGTCTTCCACTTCGGCGACCTGCGGATCGGCCAGGTCAAGGACGCGCTGCGGGAGGCCGGGCACCCCGTCCGCTGA
- the hisD gene encoding histidinol dehydrogenase, with the protein MISRIDLRGSLEDPRDLLPRAEFDVEAALEKVRPICEDVRHRGVAALVEITERFDGVTLASTRVAEADITAALETLDPKVRAALEESIRRARLVHREQRRTDQTVEVVPGGTVSERWVPVDRVGLYVPGGLAVYPSSVVMNVVPAQEAGVPGIAVTSPPQKDFGGSVHPTILAACALLGVTEVYAVGGAQAVAMFAYGTEECRPVNLVTGPGNIYVAAAKRLLKGRIGIDAEAGPTEIAVLADDSASPRDVAADLISQAEHDPMAASVLVTDSTELAEAVEAELAAQVANTKHRERVTEALSGRQSGIVLVDDVEQGLAVVNAYAAEHLEIQTRDARAVAARVRNAGAIFIGPYAPVSLGDYAAGSNHVLPTGGCACHSSGLSVQSFLRGIHVVDYSREALADVAAHVVNLADAEDLPGHGDAIRARFDWTVPNAS; encoded by the coding sequence GTGATCTCTCGAATCGACCTCCGCGGCTCCCTTGAGGACCCGCGTGACCTGCTGCCCCGTGCCGAGTTCGACGTGGAGGCCGCCCTGGAGAAGGTGCGGCCGATCTGCGAGGACGTCCGCCATCGCGGAGTCGCGGCACTGGTCGAGATCACCGAACGGTTCGACGGGGTGACGCTCGCGTCCACCCGGGTCGCCGAGGCGGACATCACCGCCGCGCTGGAGACGCTCGATCCCAAGGTGCGTGCCGCGCTGGAGGAGTCGATCCGCCGCGCCCGCCTGGTGCACCGCGAGCAGCGCCGCACCGACCAGACCGTCGAGGTGGTGCCGGGCGGCACGGTCTCCGAGCGCTGGGTGCCGGTCGACCGGGTCGGCCTGTACGTGCCGGGCGGCCTGGCCGTCTACCCGTCCTCCGTGGTGATGAACGTCGTCCCCGCGCAGGAGGCCGGCGTGCCGGGCATCGCCGTCACCTCGCCGCCGCAGAAGGACTTCGGGGGCTCCGTGCACCCGACCATCCTGGCGGCCTGCGCACTGCTCGGGGTCACCGAGGTGTACGCCGTCGGCGGCGCCCAGGCGGTCGCGATGTTCGCGTACGGCACCGAGGAGTGCCGCCCGGTGAACCTGGTGACCGGCCCCGGCAACATCTACGTCGCGGCCGCCAAGCGCCTGCTCAAGGGCCGGATCGGCATCGACGCCGAGGCCGGCCCGACCGAGATCGCGGTGCTCGCCGACGACAGCGCCTCGCCGCGCGACGTCGCCGCCGACCTGATCTCGCAGGCCGAGCACGACCCGATGGCCGCCTCCGTGCTGGTCACCGACTCCACCGAGCTGGCCGAGGCGGTGGAGGCCGAGCTGGCGGCCCAGGTCGCGAACACCAAGCACCGTGAGCGGGTCACCGAGGCGCTGAGCGGTCGGCAGTCCGGCATCGTGCTGGTCGACGACGTCGAGCAGGGCCTCGCGGTCGTCAACGCCTACGCCGCCGAGCACCTGGAGATCCAGACCCGCGACGCCCGCGCGGTCGCCGCCCGGGTCCGCAACGCCGGCGCGATCTTCATCGGCCCCTACGCGCCGGTCTCGCTGGGCGACTACGCGGCCGGCTCCAACCACGTGCTGCCCACCGGCGGCTGCGCCTGCCACTCCTCGGGCCTGTCCGTGCAGTCGTTCCTGCGCGGCATCCACGTCGTGGACTACAGCCGGGAGGCGCTGGCGGACGTCGCCGCGCACGTGGTCAACCTCGCCGACGCCGAGGACCTGCCCGGTCACGGCGACGCCATCCGCGCCCGCTTCGACTGGACGGTACCGAACGCCTCGTGA
- a CDS encoding TIGR03085 family metal-binding protein, which yields MPKLARTERHRLADLLTAAGPDAPTLCTGWTTRDLAAHLVLRERRPDAAAGIQLRALAGWTARVQGRYAARPYQELVRTFRGGPPTLSPFALPGADEAANTVEYFVHAEDVRRAGAGAGEPQEISAELSAALWRRLPMVARLEAGRRSPVRLVLARSGAAGGRIEVGPAGGERVEVTGEPGELVLFAGGRGARSRVAVDGSPAAVEALAGALPLPGERA from the coding sequence ATGCCGAAACTCGCCCGTACCGAACGCCACCGGCTCGCCGACCTGCTGACCGCCGCCGGGCCGGACGCCCCCACCCTGTGCACCGGGTGGACCACCCGGGATCTGGCCGCGCACCTGGTACTGCGCGAACGACGGCCGGACGCGGCGGCGGGCATCCAGCTGCGCGCCCTGGCCGGCTGGACGGCCCGGGTGCAGGGGCGCTACGCGGCCCGGCCCTACCAGGAGTTGGTGCGGACGTTCCGCGGCGGGCCGCCCACGCTGTCGCCGTTCGCGCTGCCCGGGGCGGACGAGGCGGCCAACACGGTGGAGTACTTCGTGCACGCGGAGGACGTCCGGCGGGCCGGGGCCGGGGCCGGGGAGCCGCAGGAGATCTCCGCCGAGTTGTCGGCGGCGCTCTGGCGGCGGCTGCCGATGGTGGCCCGGCTGGAGGCGGGCCGCAGGTCGCCGGTCCGCCTGGTGCTGGCGCGCTCGGGCGCCGCGGGCGGCCGGATCGAGGTCGGCCCGGCCGGCGGGGAGCGCGTGGAGGTGACCGGCGAGCCGGGCGAACTGGTGCTGTTCGCGGGCGGCCGCGGCGCCCGCAGCCGGGTGGCGGTGGACGGCTCCCCGGCGGCGGTGGAAGCGCTGGCCGGGGCGCTTCCACTGCCCGGGGAGCGGGCCTAG
- the ybaK gene encoding Cys-tRNA(Pro) deacylase — MAKKAKKGGQGTPATVALESAGVPFTVHAYEHDPAADSYGGEAVTLLGIPAARVFKTLVADVDGELTVGVVPVSGRLDLKALASAVGGKRAAMADPAAAERSSGYVLGGISPLGQRRALRTVLDESALEHPTVYVSAGRRGLEVELAPADLVALTDALTAPIGR, encoded by the coding sequence ATGGCCAAGAAGGCGAAGAAGGGCGGGCAGGGCACGCCCGCGACGGTGGCCCTGGAGAGCGCCGGTGTGCCGTTCACCGTGCACGCGTACGAGCACGACCCGGCCGCGGACTCCTACGGCGGGGAGGCGGTGACGCTGCTCGGCATCCCGGCCGCCCGGGTCTTCAAGACCCTGGTAGCCGACGTCGACGGCGAGCTGACCGTCGGTGTGGTGCCGGTCTCCGGCAGGCTGGACCTCAAGGCGCTGGCCTCGGCGGTCGGCGGCAAGCGGGCCGCGATGGCGGACCCGGCCGCGGCCGAGCGCAGCAGCGGCTACGTGCTCGGCGGCATCTCCCCGCTCGGGCAGCGCCGGGCGCTGCGGACGGTCCTGGACGAGAGCGCGCTGGAGCACCCCACGGTGTACGTCTCGGCGGGCCGGCGCGGCCTGGAGGTCGAGCTGGCCCCGGCCGACCTGGTGGCGCTGACCGACGCGCTGACGGCCCCCATCGGGCGATAG
- the hisH gene encoding imidazole glycerol phosphate synthase subunit HisH, with amino-acid sequence MAKNVVVLDYGSGNLRSAQRAVERTGANVTVTSDFRTALDADGLLVPGVGAFEACMRGLKEVRGDVIIGRRLAGGRPVLGICVGMQILFQRGVEHGVESAGCDEWPGTVEPLDAPIVPHMGWNTVDAPEGSRLFAGLDADTRFYFVHSYGVRSWELRVTNENITAPLVTWATHGQPFVAAVENGPLWATQFHPEKSGDAGAALLTNWVNTL; translated from the coding sequence ATGGCAAAGAACGTTGTGGTCCTCGACTACGGGTCGGGGAACCTGCGCTCCGCCCAGCGGGCCGTCGAGCGCACCGGCGCCAACGTCACCGTCACCTCGGACTTCCGGACCGCGCTGGACGCGGACGGCCTGCTCGTCCCCGGCGTCGGCGCCTTCGAGGCCTGCATGCGCGGCCTCAAGGAGGTACGCGGCGACGTGATCATCGGCCGCCGGCTGGCCGGCGGCCGCCCGGTGCTCGGCATCTGCGTCGGCATGCAGATCCTCTTCCAGCGCGGCGTCGAGCACGGCGTGGAGAGCGCCGGCTGCGACGAGTGGCCCGGCACGGTCGAGCCGCTGGACGCGCCGATCGTCCCGCACATGGGCTGGAACACGGTGGACGCCCCCGAGGGCAGCCGGCTGTTCGCCGGTCTCGACGCGGACACCCGCTTCTACTTCGTGCACTCCTACGGCGTGCGCTCCTGGGAGCTGCGGGTCACCAACGAGAACATCACCGCGCCACTGGTCACCTGGGCCACGCACGGTCAGCCGTTCGTCGCGGCCGTCGAGAACGGCCCGCTCTGGGCCACCCAGTTCCACCCCGAGAAGTCCGGCGACGCCGGCGCCGCCCTGCTGACCAACTGGGTCAACACCCTCTGA
- a CDS encoding histidinol-phosphate transaminase, translating into MKIDDLPVRDELRGQSPYGAPQLDVPVQLNTNENPYPLPEPLVARIAERVAEAARNLNRYPDRDAVELRTELARYLTRTTGFERTPEQVWAANGSNEIIQQLLQTFGGPGRSALGFEPSYQMHELISRGTGTRWISGPRRADFTIDLDAAVAALAEHRPDVLFICSPNNPTGTAVDADTVLALHDAAQAVKPTVVIVDEAYVEFSHRPSLLSLLEGRPLLVVSRTMSKAFGAAGLRLGYLAADRAVVDAVQLVRLPYHLSAVTQATALACLEHTDTLLGYVERLKAERDRLVDALRALGLEVTDSDSNFIQFGTFEDQRAVWRAILDLGVLIRDNGVPGQLRVTAGTPAENDAFLDAVRTVIKEL; encoded by the coding sequence GTGAAGATCGACGATCTCCCGGTCCGCGACGAACTGCGCGGCCAGTCGCCCTACGGCGCCCCCCAGCTGGACGTCCCCGTCCAGCTGAACACCAACGAGAACCCGTACCCGCTGCCCGAGCCGCTGGTGGCCCGGATCGCCGAGCGGGTCGCCGAGGCGGCCCGGAACCTCAACCGCTACCCGGACCGCGACGCCGTCGAGCTGCGCACCGAGCTGGCGCGCTACCTGACCCGCACCACCGGGTTCGAGCGCACCCCCGAGCAGGTCTGGGCCGCGAACGGCTCCAACGAGATCATCCAGCAGCTGCTGCAGACCTTCGGCGGCCCCGGCCGCAGCGCGCTCGGCTTCGAGCCCTCGTACCAGATGCACGAGCTGATCTCGCGCGGCACCGGCACCCGGTGGATCTCCGGTCCGCGCCGGGCCGACTTCACCATCGACCTGGACGCGGCCGTCGCCGCGCTCGCCGAGCACCGCCCGGACGTGCTGTTCATCTGCTCGCCGAACAATCCGACCGGCACCGCCGTCGACGCCGACACCGTGCTCGCGCTCCACGACGCCGCTCAGGCCGTCAAGCCGACCGTGGTGATCGTGGACGAGGCGTACGTCGAGTTCTCGCACCGGCCCTCGCTGCTGTCGCTGCTCGAAGGCCGCCCGCTGCTGGTGGTCTCCCGCACGATGTCCAAGGCCTTCGGCGCGGCCGGCCTGCGGCTCGGCTACCTGGCCGCCGACCGGGCCGTGGTGGACGCGGTGCAGCTGGTCCGGCTGCCGTACCACCTCTCCGCCGTCACCCAGGCCACCGCGCTGGCCTGCCTGGAGCACACCGACACCCTGCTCGGGTACGTCGAGCGGCTCAAGGCCGAGCGGGACCGGCTGGTCGACGCGCTGCGCGCGCTCGGCCTGGAGGTCACCGACTCCGACTCCAACTTCATCCAGTTCGGCACCTTCGAGGACCAGCGCGCCGTCTGGCGGGCGATCCTCGACCTCGGCGTCCTGATCCGCGACAACGGCGTCCCCGGGCAGCTGCGGGTCACCGCCGGCACGCCCGCCGAGAACGACGCCTTCCTGGACGCCGTCCGTACAGTCATCAAGGAGCTGTGA